Proteins encoded by one window of Lactobacillus sp. ESL0684:
- a CDS encoding LTA synthase family protein encodes MARTKAFFQWLTENKLGFFTMILVSFWLKTYVIYLTKFNLGAVGAMQNLLLFFNPLPAGLLLLGAGLFFKGRKSYWIIITIDLILSLWLFANILYYREFSNFLSVSIIKTSGSTSDNLGKSIVGIIHATDFLSLSDVVVIAGLLASKIIKYDLRTLKIKFNILIECLAVVLIGLNLKMAQKDRSGLLTRTFDNNYIVKYLGINEYAVYDSFKTAQTSAQMAKANVSDLNSIQKFLRANYVKPNPQYTGVAKGKNVLVIHLESFQQFLIGYKWKGKAVTPNINKLYHAKDTLSFSNFYNQVGQGKTSDAEMMLENSLYGLQSGSAMSSYGTSNTFESAPAILNQKAGYTAAVMHGGAGSFWNRNNAYKQFGYQYFMPLSYYDNKPDYYLGYGIKDKLFFEQSIKYIERLPQPFYLKMITVTNHYPYDLDKKNQTITKTDTGDETVDGYVQTAHYLDQAIGEFMSWLKKTGLDKKTLLVFYGDHYGISGNHHKASAQLLKQDEFTDFDNLKFQRVPLMFHMKGLKGGIKPTYGGEIDVLPTLLNLLGINNKQTIQFGHDLLSKQNPQIVPQRNGDFITPQYTKVSGSYYDTETGTELTKPTKRVKTKLTAISNNVTTQLSLSDRIIDQNLLRFYKPKWFKKVKVKDYDYNKEVSLKRLYTTDKTSLWYQNGKKTTQDKFQTDAPELKNKGSK; translated from the coding sequence ATGGCACGAACCAAAGCTTTTTTTCAGTGGTTAACTGAAAACAAATTAGGATTTTTTACCATGATTTTGGTATCTTTTTGGCTTAAAACTTATGTGATCTATTTGACGAAGTTCAATTTAGGTGCTGTGGGAGCAATGCAAAATCTGCTCTTATTTTTTAATCCATTACCTGCTGGCTTATTGTTGCTCGGTGCAGGACTCTTTTTTAAGGGGCGCAAGTCCTATTGGATTATCATCACAATTGACTTAATCCTTAGTTTATGGCTGTTTGCCAATATTTTATATTATCGGGAGTTTTCAAATTTTTTATCGGTATCAATTATTAAGACTTCAGGATCAACTTCAGATAATTTAGGTAAAAGTATTGTTGGTATTATTCATGCGACAGATTTTTTATCCTTAAGTGATGTTGTAGTAATTGCTGGTTTATTAGCAAGTAAAATTATTAAGTATGACTTACGAACGTTAAAAATCAAATTTAATATCTTAATCGAATGTTTAGCTGTCGTTTTAATTGGACTTAATTTAAAAATGGCGCAAAAAGATCGTTCAGGCCTTTTAACTAGAACGTTTGATAATAACTATATTGTTAAATACTTAGGTATCAATGAGTACGCTGTGTATGATAGTTTTAAAACTGCCCAAACAAGTGCACAAATGGCTAAAGCAAATGTTTCAGATCTTAATTCGATTCAAAAATTTCTGCGTGCAAATTATGTTAAGCCTAATCCGCAATATACCGGAGTAGCTAAAGGTAAAAATGTATTGGTAATTCACCTTGAAAGTTTTCAGCAATTCTTAATTGGCTATAAATGGAAAGGCAAGGCTGTAACACCAAACATAAACAAGCTATATCATGCTAAAGATACGTTGAGTTTTAGCAACTTTTATAATCAGGTTGGGCAAGGAAAAACCTCTGATGCTGAGATGATGCTAGAGAATTCACTATACGGTTTGCAATCGGGATCTGCAATGTCAAGTTATGGTACCTCGAATACTTTTGAAAGTGCACCAGCGATTCTCAATCAAAAAGCAGGGTATACTGCTGCTGTGATGCATGGTGGAGCCGGTTCATTTTGGAATCGGAATAACGCATATAAACAATTCGGGTATCAATATTTTATGCCTTTATCCTATTATGATAACAAGCCAGATTACTATTTGGGATATGGGATTAAGGATAAACTGTTTTTTGAGCAATCAATCAAATATATTGAGCGCTTGCCGCAGCCGTTTTATTTAAAAATGATTACTGTAACCAATCATTATCCATATGATCTGGATAAGAAGAACCAAACAATTACTAAGACTGATACCGGGGATGAAACGGTTGATGGGTATGTGCAGACTGCACACTATTTAGATCAGGCAATTGGCGAATTTATGAGTTGGCTAAAGAAAACTGGGCTAGATAAAAAAACGTTACTGGTTTTCTACGGTGATCATTATGGTATTTCAGGTAATCACCATAAGGCGAGTGCACAACTACTTAAGCAAGACGAATTCACTGACTTCGATAATTTGAAATTTCAGAGGGTACCGTTGATGTTTCATATGAAAGGTTTAAAGGGCGGTATTAAACCGACCTATGGTGGTGAAATAGATGTTTTGCCGACACTGCTTAATTTGTTAGGGATTAATAATAAGCAAACAATTCAATTTGGCCATGACTTATTGAGCAAGCAGAATCCGCAAATTGTCCCACAGCGAAATGGTGATTTTATTACACCGCAGTATACTAAGGTTAGTGGGAGTTATTATGATACTGAGACGGGGACTGAGTTAACTAAACCAACTAAAAGGGTGAAGACTAAGTTAACGGCAATTTCGAATAATGTGACAACGCAGTTGTCGCTTTCGGATCGAATAATTGATCAGAATCTGTTGCGTTTTTATAAACCCAAATGGTTCAAAAAAGTAAAGGTCAAAGATTATGATTACAATAAAGAAGTATCGTTAAAGAGGTTATATACGACTGACAAAACTTCTTTATGGTATCAAAATGGTAAAAAGACGACGCAGGATAAATTCCAAACAGATGCGCCTGAACTTAAGAATAAGGGCTCGAAATAA
- the smpB gene encoding SsrA-binding protein SmpB — protein MKGKDQNLVAQNKKAHHDYFIKDTFEAGISLTGTEIKSVRARRINLRDGYVQIVNGSAFLENVHISEYKQGNRYNHEPVRSRRLLLHKKEIARLAKQQAERGVTIVPLKVYLKHGFAKVLIGVGQGKKQYDKRETIKKRDQERELRRKYKF, from the coding sequence ATGAAAGGTAAAGATCAGAATTTAGTTGCGCAAAATAAAAAAGCTCATCATGATTATTTCATCAAGGATACGTTTGAAGCTGGAATATCATTAACGGGAACAGAGATTAAGTCAGTTCGCGCTCGTCGGATTAATTTGCGTGATGGCTATGTTCAAATTGTTAATGGTTCCGCCTTCTTAGAGAACGTTCATATCAGTGAGTACAAACAGGGCAATCGTTACAATCATGAGCCTGTGCGTAGTAGGCGACTGCTGTTACATAAAAAAGAGATTGCGCGCTTAGCTAAGCAACAAGCAGAGCGAGGAGTTACGATTGTACCACTAAAAGTATACTTAAAGCATGGCTTCGCTAAAGTATTAATCGGCGTTGGTCAAGGTAAAAAGCAGTATGATAAACGTGAAACGATCAAAAAACGCGATCAGGAACGAGAGCTGCGTCGCAAATATAAATTTTAA
- the rnr gene encoding ribonuclease R: MAQNEKILANVLEIFRHNPNKQYQVEQIERLLRRDHLGSFSDLVKALAYLEQEKKIITDGNGRYQLAVENTVVEGIFKANDKGFGFVKLEDDTVDDIFIASDYTAYAIDGDQVRVKITADGNPWNGKGPEGQVETIIERSMDTLVGEFYPLPDEQVKLSHFVGYVLSTNKKLHRYRVYVGEDGLRPQMGDMVKVSIANYPSKDNPDTMAGLVINIIGNKNDPGVDIMSIVSAHEVRTQWSEDAMKQANEIPDHISEQDLVDREDIRDQPAVTIDGDDSKDFDDAVVLWKLPNGNYHLGVHIADVAHYVTENSPLDKEAYTRGNSTYLVDRVIPMLPFRLSNGICSLNEGQDRLVLSCEMEITPSGERINYQIHPSVMQSHGRLTYNKVNQALDPNNTVELEPNIEQLQPMLQDMAQLHNALYQKRHQRGAIDFEEPEAKIVVDDQGKPTDIVLHDRGVAEKMIESFMLIANETVAEDFYKKHVPFLYRVHETPDGERIKNFFEFCSAFGLDVKADPNHIKPIDLQKVVSKTTGTPEEAVVQMMMLRSLKQAHYSEEPLGHFGLAAQFYTHFTSPIRRYSDLMVHRMIHAYAEEGVGKETQTHFASYLPDVAEQTSTQERVSIDTEREVNDLKMTEYMADQVGQHFDAVVASVVSFGMFIQLPNTVEGLIHISNLTDDFYSYNEKNMTLTGRGSHKQYRVGMPIKVTLINANIEQHQLDFEVYDPNAPKTPHHDRGNRAGRDQRDFHHDRGAKNRGNHNGKKGGNYHSNGNHPHFSRYKR; this comes from the coding sequence ATGGCACAAAATGAAAAAATTTTAGCTAATGTTTTGGAGATATTCCGTCACAATCCTAATAAACAATATCAAGTGGAGCAGATTGAGCGGCTTTTGCGCCGCGATCATTTGGGAAGTTTTTCTGATCTGGTTAAGGCACTGGCTTATCTGGAACAAGAAAAGAAAATTATTACCGATGGTAACGGCCGTTATCAGCTAGCTGTAGAAAACACAGTTGTTGAAGGAATTTTTAAGGCAAATGATAAAGGCTTTGGTTTTGTAAAGCTTGAGGATGATACTGTTGATGATATTTTCATTGCTAGTGATTACACAGCTTATGCAATTGATGGCGATCAAGTCAGAGTTAAAATAACAGCTGATGGTAATCCTTGGAATGGTAAAGGTCCTGAAGGCCAGGTAGAAACCATTATTGAGCGTAGCATGGATACGCTAGTTGGTGAATTTTATCCTTTGCCTGATGAACAAGTAAAGTTGAGTCATTTTGTTGGCTATGTTTTAAGTACTAATAAAAAATTGCATCGGTATCGCGTCTATGTGGGTGAAGACGGTTTAAGACCACAGATGGGAGATATGGTTAAGGTTTCAATTGCCAATTATCCAAGTAAGGATAATCCAGATACCATGGCTGGTTTGGTAATTAATATTATTGGTAATAAGAATGATCCTGGCGTCGATATTATGTCGATTGTATCTGCTCATGAAGTCCGTACTCAATGGTCTGAAGATGCAATGAAGCAGGCCAATGAAATTCCCGACCATATTAGTGAGCAAGATCTGGTTGACAGAGAAGATATTCGCGATCAACCAGCAGTTACCATTGATGGTGACGATTCTAAAGATTTTGATGACGCTGTGGTTTTATGGAAATTGCCTAATGGAAATTATCATTTAGGAGTTCATATTGCTGATGTTGCGCATTATGTTACTGAAAATTCGCCACTTGACAAAGAAGCTTATACCCGTGGTAATAGTACTTATCTAGTTGATCGGGTAATCCCAATGTTGCCGTTTCGTCTTTCTAATGGTATTTGTTCCCTAAATGAAGGCCAAGATCGCTTAGTTTTATCATGTGAAATGGAAATTACGCCAAGTGGTGAGCGAATTAATTATCAAATTCATCCTAGTGTGATGCAATCGCATGGCAGATTAACTTATAACAAAGTAAATCAAGCTTTAGATCCTAACAATACTGTTGAACTTGAGCCTAATATTGAACAATTACAACCAATGTTACAAGATATGGCACAATTGCATAATGCCTTGTATCAAAAGCGTCATCAACGTGGTGCAATTGATTTTGAGGAACCTGAAGCCAAGATTGTTGTGGATGATCAAGGTAAACCAACTGATATTGTGTTGCATGATCGTGGTGTTGCAGAAAAGATGATTGAATCTTTTATGTTAATAGCTAATGAAACGGTTGCAGAAGATTTCTATAAAAAACACGTACCGTTTTTGTATCGGGTTCACGAGACACCTGATGGCGAAAGAATTAAGAACTTCTTCGAATTTTGCAGTGCATTTGGTTTGGACGTTAAGGCAGATCCTAATCATATTAAGCCAATTGATTTGCAAAAAGTCGTATCTAAAACCACTGGCACCCCTGAAGAAGCAGTAGTGCAAATGATGATGTTGCGTAGTTTAAAACAGGCGCATTATTCAGAAGAGCCTCTAGGACATTTTGGTTTAGCAGCACAATTTTATACGCACTTTACTTCACCAATTAGACGTTATTCTGATCTAATGGTACATAGAATGATTCATGCTTATGCTGAAGAAGGTGTAGGAAAAGAAACGCAAACGCATTTTGCTAGTTATTTACCAGATGTTGCTGAACAAACTTCAACTCAGGAGCGGGTATCTATCGATACCGAGCGAGAAGTTAATGACTTGAAGATGACCGAATACATGGCTGATCAAGTTGGGCAACATTTTGATGCAGTTGTTGCTTCAGTGGTCAGTTTTGGGATGTTTATTCAATTGCCTAATACTGTTGAAGGGCTAATTCATATTTCGAATTTAACTGATGATTTTTATAGTTATAATGAGAAGAACATGACATTGACTGGTCGTGGTAGTCATAAGCAGTATCGAGTTGGGATGCCAATCAAGGTAACTTTGATTAATGCTAATATTGAACAGCACCAACTCGATTTCGAGGTTTATGATCCGAATGCTCCAAAGACGCCACATCATGATCGTGGTAATAGAGCTGGCCGTGACCAGCGTGATTTTCATCATGATCGTGGTGCTAAGAATCGTGGTAATCATAATGGTAAAAAGGGTGGAAATTATCACTCAAATGGCAATCATCCACACTTTAGTAGATATAAGCGTTAG
- a CDS encoding glycosyltransferase family 4 protein, giving the protein MIRINMFSQAASVQGQGVGSAYQELMDLMRTRLVDEFYVTNNKYGVSDLTHYHTINPTYFANSFASARGRKIGYVHFLPETLEGSIKLPNFAKKVFYRYVIDFYKRMDQIVVVNPIFIDKLVKYGIKRDRVKYIPNFVSKAEFYPERQEKKNAFRHQLGIPLDKFVVLGDGQVQARKGVDDFVKLAQANPEMQFIWAGGFSFGKITDGYDHFKKLVDNPPKNLTFTGIIERSKLVDYLNIADVFLLPSFDELFPMSVLEAFSCGTPVLLRDLDLYQAIIAGYYLSGQDFEQMNAQLRQMASDPALLNKYSNLANEASVKYSEDNLARIWNEFYHEQYAIGKKLGQIR; this is encoded by the coding sequence ATGATTAGAATAAATATGTTTTCGCAAGCCGCTTCGGTTCAAGGACAGGGAGTTGGCTCTGCTTATCAGGAACTAATGGATTTGATGCGGACGCGTCTAGTTGATGAGTTCTACGTTACCAATAATAAATATGGAGTGAGTGATTTAACGCACTATCATACAATTAATCCTACTTATTTTGCTAACAGTTTTGCAAGTGCACGTGGACGTAAGATTGGGTATGTACATTTTTTACCGGAAACTTTAGAAGGCTCAATCAAGTTACCTAATTTTGCTAAAAAAGTTTTTTATCGCTATGTGATTGATTTTTATAAACGAATGGATCAAATTGTGGTGGTTAATCCAATTTTTATTGATAAATTGGTTAAGTATGGTATTAAACGTGATCGAGTGAAATATATTCCCAATTTTGTCTCAAAGGCAGAATTTTATCCTGAACGTCAGGAAAAGAAGAATGCGTTTCGCCATCAATTAGGTATTCCTTTGGATAAATTCGTTGTACTAGGTGATGGGCAAGTGCAAGCACGTAAGGGTGTAGACGACTTTGTTAAGCTGGCGCAGGCTAATCCAGAAATGCAATTTATCTGGGCAGGTGGGTTTTCGTTTGGCAAAATCACTGATGGTTATGATCATTTTAAGAAGTTGGTTGACAACCCTCCTAAAAACCTCACCTTTACGGGAATAATTGAACGCTCAAAATTGGTTGACTATCTGAATATTGCGGACGTGTTCCTTTTACCATCATTTGATGAGTTATTTCCAATGTCAGTGCTTGAGGCTTTTAGTTGTGGGACACCAGTTTTATTGCGGGACCTTGACTTATATCAGGCTATCATTGCTGGTTATTATTTAAGCGGTCAGGATTTCGAACAAATGAATGCACAATTACGTCAAATGGCCTCTGATCCAGCTTTGTTAAATAAGTATAGTAATTTAGCTAACGAGGCTAGTGTTAAATATTCAGAAGATAATTTGGCGCGAATTTGGAATGAGTTTTATCATGAACAATATGCGATTGGTAAAAAATTAGGACAGATTCGCTAA
- a CDS encoding nitroreductase, translating into MEFNDVYDHERVTRKFTNRKVNEKVLARIVKKAQESPSLLNSQPWRIYMVTENALSSLKKEVKQQLDENVKPHEDFATTLSLNWDSYPSQNMAAVGATLPYFFHNKMDLFKDANDTMFNAQAVAYLTIPRSSPAWSVFDLGILAQSIMLLAIDEGLGVMPAHSMVAYPEIVRKYGQIPEDELVGMAIGLGYKDKLAEVNDPKFFPERLPFEKVYKLVK; encoded by the coding sequence ATGGAATTTAATGATGTATATGACCATGAGCGCGTAACTCGTAAGTTTACTAATAGAAAAGTTAACGAAAAAGTACTTGCTAGAATAGTTAAAAAAGCGCAAGAATCGCCGTCATTATTAAATTCGCAACCATGGCGAATTTATATGGTAACTGAAAATGCTCTCAGTAGCCTTAAAAAGGAGGTAAAACAACAACTTGATGAAAATGTAAAACCACATGAAGATTTTGCTACCACACTGTCGCTAAATTGGGATTCATATCCTAGTCAAAATATGGCGGCTGTTGGAGCAACTTTACCATATTTTTTTCATAACAAAATGGACTTATTTAAAGATGCAAATGATACGATGTTTAATGCACAAGCCGTGGCTTATTTGACAATTCCACGTTCATCGCCAGCTTGGTCTGTTTTTGACTTAGGAATTCTGGCACAAAGCATAATGTTGTTAGCAATCGATGAGGGCTTAGGCGTAATGCCTGCGCATTCTATGGTTGCTTATCCTGAAATTGTGCGTAAATATGGCCAAATTCCGGAAGATGAACTGGTCGGAATGGCAATTGGGTTAGGATATAAGGATAAATTAGCGGAAGTTAATGATCCCAAATTTTTCCCAGAACGATTGCCGTTTGAAAAAGTTTATAAACTTGTTAAATAA
- a CDS encoding hemolysin family protein, producing the protein MNTTQIITNLIATLVIFVFAAFFVVAEFALVQTRSSQLEDMLANKSGNTGKVKRALHMVHNLNEYLSTTQVGTTLVGVVLGWFSADTFAVLFANLFNLLQLNRSVVRSLSAVLGVIFLTYLEVVVTEIVPKNIAIEMPVKMLLAIATPLQFFHTLVYPFVWLLNTSSNGLLKILGFDPEKEEDEVYSQSEIIKLSRKAVHGGSLDKNDLTYMKRAFELNDKVAKDIMTDRTRLVVINSTDTIEQSLKLYLKSGQSRLPVVRDNNKDDMVGYVYSFDIVQQNQINAQVPVTRIIRTMITVPESMPIQDVLHLMIQKHTPIVLVVDEYGGTSGIVTDKDIYEELFGTVKDEIDDVSDDYIIKDKTGQIHVSGKTTLYDFERYFRKDLASFQNSDIITIGGYMMEHYPDLKEDETVEFEGFEFKLEKVEQGFMRWFVVNAKQLDDVPNIG; encoded by the coding sequence TTGAATACAACCCAAATAATAACTAACTTAATTGCAACTTTAGTGATCTTCGTGTTTGCGGCTTTTTTTGTAGTTGCAGAATTTGCATTAGTCCAGACGCGTTCTAGTCAACTAGAAGATATGCTGGCTAACAAGTCTGGCAATACTGGTAAGGTTAAACGTGCTTTGCATATGGTGCACAATCTAAATGAATACTTATCAACAACGCAAGTCGGTACTACGCTGGTAGGGGTAGTTTTAGGTTGGTTTTCGGCCGATACCTTTGCAGTATTGTTTGCTAATTTGTTTAATTTGTTACAACTAAATCGATCGGTAGTCCGGTCTTTGAGTGCAGTTTTAGGTGTTATCTTTCTAACTTATTTAGAGGTTGTGGTAACTGAAATTGTGCCTAAGAATATTGCTATTGAAATGCCAGTAAAGATGTTATTGGCAATTGCGACTCCTTTGCAGTTTTTCCATACTTTAGTTTATCCTTTTGTTTGGTTGCTCAATACCAGTTCTAATGGTTTACTAAAAATTTTAGGTTTTGATCCTGAAAAAGAAGAAGACGAGGTTTATTCACAATCTGAAATCATCAAGTTATCACGTAAAGCTGTTCATGGTGGGTCACTTGATAAAAACGACTTGACTTATATGAAACGGGCGTTTGAACTCAATGATAAAGTTGCTAAGGATATTATGACTGATCGTACGCGATTGGTAGTAATTAATTCAACGGATACAATTGAGCAGTCTTTGAAGCTTTATCTAAAGTCTGGTCAAAGTAGGTTGCCAGTTGTACGTGATAATAATAAGGATGACATGGTTGGTTATGTTTATTCTTTTGACATTGTTCAACAAAATCAAATCAATGCTCAGGTTCCAGTAACTCGAATCATTCGAACAATGATAACTGTACCAGAATCGATGCCAATTCAAGATGTTTTGCATTTAATGATTCAAAAACATACTCCCATTGTTTTGGTTGTGGATGAATATGGTGGTACTAGTGGAATTGTTACGGATAAAGATATTTATGAGGAATTGTTTGGTACTGTTAAAGATGAAATTGATGATGTTTCTGATGATTACATTATCAAGGATAAGACAGGGCAGATTCATGTTTCTGGTAAAACCACCTTGTATGATTTTGAACGATATTTCCGCAAGGATCTAGCCAGTTTTCAAAATAGTGATATTATCACTATTGGTGGCTACATGATGGAGCACTATCCAGATTTAAAAGAAGATGAAACGGTTGAATTTGAAGGTTTTGAGTTCAAATTAGAAAAAGTTGAACAGGGCTTTATGCGCTGGTTTGTTGTTAATGCTAAGCAGCTTGATGATGTTCCAAACATAGGATAA
- a CDS encoding glycosyltransferase family 4 protein, which translates to MNIGIFTDTYFPQISGVATSIKTLKDSLEKQGHNVFIFTTTDPHVSKDTVEPNVFRFSSVPFISFTDRRVAFRGFFEAAKVAREVNLDIVHTQTEFALGMIGKYVAHQLKIPAIHTYHTMYEDYLHYVLNGHLLKPYHVKQFTNVYLKNMAGVIAPSERVKALLKRYGVTIPMRVIPTGVDVNTMSEAPNRDIRAELGIASDAPVLLTLSRIAGEKKIDRILTAMPDIIDEFPKVRLVIAGDGPDVDVLEDQVERLTLEEYVIFTGSVAHEDVGAYYKMADIFVSASDTETQGLTYIEALAAGTRCVVYDTDYTEQVFDDTSLGKVFTQPSEMTTEILDYLRQGSYEIPKEELAKKLEQISAKRFGKRVYQFYQDVIINYAQDLKEDTND; encoded by the coding sequence ATGAATATTGGTATTTTTACCGATACATATTTTCCACAAATTAGTGGAGTTGCGACTTCAATTAAGACTTTAAAAGATTCATTGGAGAAGCAGGGACACAATGTGTTCATTTTTACTACAACTGATCCGCATGTATCTAAAGATACTGTTGAACCGAATGTCTTTCGTTTTAGTAGTGTACCGTTTATTTCTTTTACTGATCGCCGGGTGGCTTTTCGTGGCTTTTTTGAAGCTGCTAAAGTTGCGCGTGAAGTTAACCTTGATATTGTTCATACACAAACTGAATTTGCGTTGGGAATGATTGGCAAGTACGTGGCCCATCAACTCAAAATTCCAGCAATTCATACTTATCACACTATGTACGAAGATTACTTACATTATGTTTTAAATGGTCATTTATTAAAGCCATATCATGTTAAGCAATTTACTAACGTTTATCTTAAAAATATGGCCGGCGTAATTGCTCCTAGCGAGCGTGTTAAAGCGTTACTTAAGCGATATGGCGTAACTATACCTATGAGAGTCATTCCAACCGGTGTCGACGTCAATACGATGTCAGAAGCGCCTAATCGTGATATTCGTGCTGAATTAGGAATTGCCAGTGACGCACCTGTGTTGTTAACTTTAAGTCGAATAGCTGGCGAAAAGAAAATTGATCGTATTTTGACGGCAATGCCAGACATTATTGATGAGTTTCCTAAAGTTCGCTTAGTAATTGCTGGCGATGGTCCAGATGTTGATGTTTTAGAAGATCAAGTAGAGCGTTTGACTTTGGAAGAATATGTTATATTTACTGGTAGTGTAGCCCACGAAGACGTGGGTGCATATTACAAGATGGCTGATATTTTTGTTTCGGCTAGTGATACTGAAACTCAAGGACTAACTTACATTGAGGCCCTAGCGGCTGGTACTAGATGTGTTGTTTATGATACAGATTACACTGAACAGGTGTTTGATGATACTAGTTTGGGAAAAGTTTTTACTCAACCTAGTGAAATGACTACTGAGATTTTAGATTATCTGAGACAAGGTTCGTATGAAATACCTAAAGAAGAGTTAGCTAAAAAGTTGGAGCAAATCTCTGCTAAACGTTTTGGCAAAAGAGTATATCAATTTTATCAAGATGTGATTATAAATTACGCCCAGGATCTTAAAGAGGATACAAATGATTAG
- a CDS encoding lysylphosphatidylglycerol synthase transmembrane domain-containing protein — protein sequence MNKKHVWGILVVLLISGTVLYVDLKSTPVTQLLQAANNINYVALIAVFLLMLLSYGFEASTLAVLASRKNEPHRSKWSFFRIPLIQALFNAITPMSTGGQPSQLAAMVQMGIEGGRATSLLLMKFIIYQIVVFFAYITTIIFGFHLVATKFAGLAIFIAIGFLIHVGSIIFLLAALFAYDWTKKLANWLLDLLAKFFSPKKIASWRKNTMAKIDTFYQESQKLKQEKKKLVLSVLFTILQLLCFYSIPYLILVTLNVPANWASVTQMNIMITMFMAVVPIPGASGGAEYSFQTLFATFISNSGTLVLGMFIWRFVTYFFGMILGIFGWSFKPKKVMANKNS from the coding sequence ATGAATAAAAAACACGTCTGGGGCATTTTAGTTGTCTTACTTATTAGTGGCACGGTTTTGTATGTGGATTTAAAATCAACACCAGTTACTCAATTGTTGCAAGCTGCAAATAACATAAATTACGTGGCACTAATTGCCGTTTTTTTGTTAATGTTGCTGTCTTATGGTTTTGAAGCGAGCACGTTGGCGGTTTTGGCTAGTCGCAAAAACGAACCTCATCGATCTAAGTGGTCATTTTTTCGGATACCATTAATTCAAGCCCTTTTTAATGCAATCACACCAATGTCTACTGGAGGTCAGCCATCACAATTGGCTGCAATGGTACAGATGGGTATTGAAGGTGGTCGGGCAACTTCGCTGCTATTGATGAAGTTTATCATTTACCAAATCGTGGTCTTTTTTGCTTACATAACAACGATTATTTTTGGTTTTCATCTAGTAGCAACCAAGTTTGCTGGTTTAGCAATTTTTATTGCAATTGGCTTTTTGATTCATGTAGGATCGATTATTTTTTTGCTTGCGGCCCTGTTTGCTTACGATTGGACTAAAAAATTGGCTAATTGGCTGCTCGATTTACTTGCTAAATTTTTCAGTCCTAAGAAAATTGCGTCTTGGCGCAAAAATACTATGGCCAAAATTGATACTTTTTATCAAGAAAGTCAAAAATTAAAACAAGAAAAAAAGAAATTAGTCCTAAGTGTATTGTTTACAATTCTGCAGCTATTATGCTTTTATTCAATTCCTTATCTTATTTTGGTAACTCTCAATGTGCCAGCAAACTGGGCTAGTGTAACACAAATGAATATTATGATTACCATGTTCATGGCAGTTGTTCCCATTCCTGGTGCTTCTGGAGGTGCCGAATATAGTTTTCAGACATTGTTTGCGACCTTTATTAGCAATAGTGGTACTTTAGTTTTAGGAATGTTTATTTGGCGCTTTGTAACTTATTTCTTTGGGATGATTTTAGGCATTTTTGGTTGGAGTTTTAAGCCAAAGAAAGTTATGGCAAACAAGAATAGTTAA
- the secG gene encoding preprotein translocase subunit SecG, with translation MYNLFMTLLIIVSILIVIATMMQPQKQQDALNALSGGAVFSGQTKKRGFEAFMEKVTAVLLVLFFVFAIILAYLSSK, from the coding sequence ATGTATAATTTATTTATGACGCTACTAATTATCGTTTCAATCTTAATTGTTATTGCAACAATGATGCAGCCGCAAAAGCAACAGGATGCATTGAATGCTCTGTCAGGTGGCGCGGTTTTTAGTGGTCAAACAAAGAAACGTGGTTTTGAAGCATTTATGGAAAAAGTGACCGCAGTTTTGTTAGTGCTCTTTTTCGTTTTTGCTATTATTTTAGCTTATTTGTCTTCAAAATAG